AGCGTTTCGCCAGCGCCGTTGTTTGGTAGTAGCAGATGGATTTTATGAATGGCAACGCCAAGAACATAAAAAACAACCATACTACTTTCAGCTTCAGGATAAGCAGCCGTTTGGTTTCGCTGGTTTGTGGGAGCATTGGCAATCTTCAGATGGAGAAGATATCAATACTTGCACTATTCTGACGACAGAAGCTAACGAACTTATGCGTTCGATCCACAATCGGATGCCAGTCATTTTAAACCCTCAAGACTACACTCTTTGGTTAAATTCTGCTGCACAGCCAACAGAATTACAGGATTTGTTACGTCCATACTCATCACAAGCAATGAACTCATACCCAGTGAGTACCTTAGTCAACAAATCGACAAATAATAGTCCAGAGTGCATTAATAGCTTATAGTCAATAGCTGATGTAATACTGTAGAGTAAGGCTGTTGGTTAGTAAACTTTAAACTTTTTGCATAAATATAGCCATTCTTCAAACAAAGTCCACTGCGGTGGACTTTATGTGTTTAGGGGTAAATTCGTTCGCGATTACATTCCGAGGAGTCAAATTTTCTGAATACTTTCACACAAATGAATGAAGCTTTAAAGATATATTTCTGAATAAAAATATCCGACTACGTATAATTACATAAATCAAAAAAATCAGTAAAAACACGCTGGAACTCTCCAGAATTTATATTTATTTTGATTTAGAACACAAAGCTATAAAGTTTGAGTAAAGCAGCAAACCAAATCTACTAAAGTCGCGGTCGACAAAGATGAGTTCATTATTAATCTGAATTTCTCATTTTTGTGTAGGGCTTTATTGTCTAAAAAAGCTCAATTTCATGAGATTTAGCACTTGAAGTATGAATGCATGGCTCACTTACAGAAGTGAGTTGTTGAACTCTACTGAAAATTTAGCATGAAAGGTAAAAGACATTTGGCTTTTGTTACAAGAAATCGCTCTTTCCTAAACATTTTATTAGGAATACTAGTAATAGGGAGAGTAAGCCTAACTGAGATAACTCGTAAAGCTATTGCTGCTCCACCACCAAGTATTAGAGTAGTGGGTAATAAATTCCAAGATTCTCAAGGCAAGACTGTTGTATTGCGTGGAGTTAGTCTTACAGATGCAGAACATATTAGTAAGAATTTTGGCTATAAATTTATTATCGATTTACTCACCGATCCGAGTAAAAATTGGCATACCAAAATTGTTCGCGTTCCGATTCATCCTCATACTTGGTTAGAAAACGAAGCTTTTTCTCAAACGAAGGCAGATCGCCACTTCGATCAGTACTTAAAGCCTTTGGTAGACTATGCAACCTCAAAAGGATTGTATGTCATTATCGATTGGCATTACGTACAAGATCCGCGTAGCAAACAAAGTCAAACACTTGCCTTCTGGAAGTACATGGCACCTAAGTTTAGTTCCTATAGCAATGTTCTCTATGAGATATTCAATGAAAACTCTAGCAATGCTAGTCGTGGGATGAATTGGAGTACTTGGAAAAATCTGGCGCAACCGTGGATTAATACAATTCGCTCTGCTGGCGCACCAAATATTATTTTAATCTGCGGTCCTCAATACTGCCAGCATATGCGTGAGGCTGCTGATGCGCCATTTTACGATCCTATGTTTCCTAATTCGCCAAATTTAGCTTATGTTGCACACATTTACCCTAGCTTTTATGGGCGTCAAGGAAGTTCACAGCGACAAAAGTATGAGTACGAAATCGGCTACTTAGCGCAGCGTTACCCAGTCGTCGTGACTGAATGGGGGTGGGATGAAGATATGTCAGGTACGGAAGTTTATGGAAATCAAAATAGTTATGGAAATGAATTAAAGAAATTTATTGATGATTATGGTTTAAGTTGGACGAGTTGGGTAGCAAGTAATAACCCTTGGTATCCACAGTTATTTGATCGTAACTGGAATCCGCGCAATAGTCCTCGATATCATGGAAGCTTTACACGCGATTGGTTATCCGAAAAGCGTAACAGCAATTCACCACAAGCTAAACCATCAACATTCAGCTTCCCACTCCGAATTGTAGCAGGAAGCAATACAGAGTTTATTGCATCTGATGGTAGTAAATGGGTTCCAGATCAAGGTTTTTTAAATGGTTTAACCGTAGAGCGTGGTGACGTTCCTATTGCTAATACATCCAATGCTAGAATTTACCAAACTGAACGGTATGGTCTGACAGGTTATACATTCGCAATTCCTAACGGTAACTACCTTGTTAAACTACATTTTGCAGAAACTTATAATGGTATTTCAGCAAAAGGTCAACGCGTATTTGATGTGGCAGTAGAAGAGGCAAAACTGGCAAATATTGATGTATACTCAGAAGCGAATGGTAGAAATAATGCGCTTGTCAAAACCGTTAAGGTTACAGTAAAAGACGGTCAGTTAGATATCAAATTTATGCCCCGCGTTCAGCTACCCATGATTAATGCTTTAGAAGTCATACCGACAAAATGAATCTTTAGATGTTTTCGTTGGTTTGTTGCATATAACTTAATAACCAGTTTGCAACTGTTGCGCGGCGAGTTTGTCGAGGTTCAAACTCGCCAATTTTATAACCAGAAAAACCGATTTCTTTTAAAAGCTGTTTATTTTCTGGAGGAATTGAACGAGTTAGCTTGACTGTCGCGGGACGACTCTCGATGAAGTTTGGTGGTTGTGGATACTCATTGCGCCACTCGTCTACAACTTTTGTGTTATCCCATGTATCCGTCGCCTCATCGTAACGATAACCTAAATAGTGCCATACCAATCGATTAACGGTCGCATCGTCAATTGTATTGTTGATAATTGCCCAAATTGTGTCTGTATTTAGTGGTAACAATTGAGGGATGTTCATAAGTTTTCATTATTTGAGGGAAACTTTTTTTGAAACTAAGGATATGAATTATTTAAAGGCTTCACAGCAAGCTACGCCAAAATTTTGTGCAATTTATCATGTGAAGTTTGATTAACGCTTCTCATCAAGATCTATCTCTGTTGGAAGAGATCGTAGATAAAAAAATTATGACAAACTGATGACAAAAGCAAGCGCTTCAACTCCGCTTCTAGGAGAAGAATTATGGGAATAGACGATTTTCTAAGAAATATTCCAGGATTCCCACGAGGAAGATCTGAAGATGACGATCGCCGCCGTAACCGATACCGCGACGATGATGACGATGATGACGATGATGACGATTGAATTGAATTAAGTTGTGGCACTAAGAAACACATCGCTTTTGTCTCAATTTGTTTAAGATAGACTAAGGCGAATTTATTATGTCGTTATATCACTGGTAACAATTCAAGCTGATGTTAGATTCATCACTACCCCTGGCGCAAATCCAAGTTCATGTTTTAGTTTCTGGTAGAGTGCAAGGAGTTGGTTATCGCATGGCAACTTACGATGTCGCTCAAGCGTTAGGGCTAAATGGCTGGGTACGCAATCTTGCAGATGGTCGCGTCGAAGCTGTTTTTGAAGGAAGTAAAGATGTAGTAGAAGAGATGGTGCGATGGTGTCGCCAAGGGAGTCGGGCTGCTGTCGTCGAAGATGTCGCTGTTAAGTACAAAGAATCAGAGGGATTTTCTGACTTTAGCATCCGTCGCTAAGCATTATTTACTAATTTTATTGATAGTAATTTTTTATTTAAACTTTATAAAAAAACTTAATAATGCGTCCTTCTGTGTAGAATCGAGCAATGAAAAGGTTAGATTTGACAAATGCGATCGCGTCTTCAATCCTACAAATACTACCAAAATTTTCCTGCTAACATATAGGTTTTTAGATTAAGATAAGTAATGTTTTTACGTAAATTCAGAACTTAATATTGAGTACATTTTTGAGTAAATAAAAAATTCTATCTTATGCACAACAAACTATTCAACACGCATATTGAAGATTCACATATCTTAATGACTCCGAAGGAAGTAAAAGCAAAACTCCCTCTCACACATTCGGCAGAAAAGACGGTTTTGCGCGCTAGGAAAGAAATAGAGGCGATTCTAGAAGGTTACGACAGCCGTAAATTCATTGTGGTTGGACCTTGCTCGATCCATGATGTCAAAGCGGCTAAAGAGTATGCTGAAAAGCTCAAAAAACTTGCCGATCAAGTCAAAGATAAACTCCTACTCATCATGCGAGTTTACTTTGAAAAGCCCCGAACAAACGTTGGCTGGAAAGGTTTAATCAACGATCCAGACATGAATGATTCGTTTCACATCGAAAAGGGCTTGTTAACAGCACGAAAATTACTAATTCATTTAGCTGAACTAGGATTACCCGCCGCGACTGAAGCTTTAGACCCCATTGTACCGCAGTATATTAGTGAATTAATTGCTTGGTCTGCGATCGGCGCTCGTACAACTGAATCACAAACGCATCGAGAAATGGCAAGTGGTTTATCAATGCCTGTTGGTTTCAAAAATGGCACTGATGGTGGTATCGAAGTTGCCTTAAATGCCTTAAAGTCGGCTGAGGTTCCGCACCATTTTCTAGGTATTAACCACAACGGGCAAGTTAGTGTATTTAAAACCAAAGGAAACACTCACGGGCATATTATTCTTAGAGGTGGCGGTGGTAAGCCGAATTACGACCCAGAGAGTATTAGAGCCGCTGAAGAAAAACTAAAAGCAGCAAATTTACCAGCAAAAATCGTGATTGATTGCAGCCATGGAAACTCAAATAAAGATTATAAGTTACAGGCTACAGTGTTTAACAACGTCGTTCAGCAAATTGTTGAGGGTAACACTGCGATTGTTGGCATGATGCTGGAATCGAATTTGTATGAAGGCGGACAATCGATCCCGAGCAATTTAGCAGATTTGAAATATGGTGTTTCAGTAACAGATAAGTGTATTAGCTGGGAAGAAACTGAAAGAATTATTAGCGATGCTTACGAAAAACTCAAGTAGAACGATAGTAACGATTTTAAGTTAATTAGGATTGATACTAGGTAAGAGGTAATGGGTAATTGATAATTGTCCAATTCAGATGATTTCTACATAGAGAAAGGAGGAGTGTTCTTAAATGTACTAGCGATTATGCGATCGCCTGTAGTGACTTTTTTTAGCAAGCATCCTCCTATGACTAGTTTGTTTTCACTTGAAACGCACGCTATTGTAAGTTAAACCACGATATCTTAGTTGGCACACTTGTCTTTCTAGGGTAGTACGGGGATGCTTTCGATATATAAGACCTCGATATTTGGCAGTTATACCAATATTGCTATTTACAGGGACAGCAGAAGTTTCGTACTTCAAACCACGGTAGGATAAAGTCATAGTTTTCACCTTTGATTGAGTCGTTAAAGCAGTGAGTTGGTAAACCATTTGCAGTTTGTCGTTGTCGTAAGTTTGTTATCGAGAATTTAGCCACAGCAGTTCTTGCGCAGTGTGCGTACCTGCGGCTTGTAAAGAACGAGATATGTGCGGTGCGTGTCTGTGTGCAGTAGTGCTGATGATCGCTAAACTCACTAACACAATCAATAAAAGTGGCTGATTGCTTGATGTTTCTTCAACTGACTGGGCAAAGCATTTTTCTAGAAACTGTCGCTGATTGGTACTATCTGAGTGCCTCAATAAATTAGAAGCAT
This portion of the Chroogloeocystis siderophila 5.2 s.c.1 genome encodes:
- a CDS encoding DUF1823 family protein, whose product is MNIPQLLPLNTDTIWAIINNTIDDATVNRLVWHYLGYRYDEATDTWDNTKVVDEWRNEYPQPPNFIESRPATVKLTRSIPPENKQLLKEIGFSGYKIGEFEPRQTRRATVANWLLSYMQQTNENI
- a CDS encoding SOS response-associated peptidase — its product is MCGRYTLTQSAEAIAAAFGLDAVPEMEPRYNIAPTQSVPVILYSPEKQRQLKLMRWGLIPSWAQDSSIGARLINARSETVSEKPSFRAAFRQRRCLVVADGFYEWQRQEHKKQPYYFQLQDKQPFGFAGLWEHWQSSDGEDINTCTILTTEANELMRSIHNRMPVILNPQDYTLWLNSAAQPTELQDLLRPYSSQAMNSYPVSTLVNKSTNNSPECINSL
- a CDS encoding acylphosphatase, giving the protein MLDSSLPLAQIQVHVLVSGRVQGVGYRMATYDVAQALGLNGWVRNLADGRVEAVFEGSKDVVEEMVRWCRQGSRAAVVEDVAVKYKESEGFSDFSIRR
- a CDS encoding DUF4278 domain-containing protein; translation: MTLSYRGLKYETSAVPVNSNIGITAKYRGLIYRKHPRTTLERQVCQLRYRGLTYNSVRFK
- a CDS encoding 3-deoxy-7-phosphoheptulonate synthase; translated protein: MHNKLFNTHIEDSHILMTPKEVKAKLPLTHSAEKTVLRARKEIEAILEGYDSRKFIVVGPCSIHDVKAAKEYAEKLKKLADQVKDKLLLIMRVYFEKPRTNVGWKGLINDPDMNDSFHIEKGLLTARKLLIHLAELGLPAATEALDPIVPQYISELIAWSAIGARTTESQTHREMASGLSMPVGFKNGTDGGIEVALNALKSAEVPHHFLGINHNGQVSVFKTKGNTHGHIILRGGGGKPNYDPESIRAAEEKLKAANLPAKIVIDCSHGNSNKDYKLQATVFNNVVQQIVEGNTAIVGMMLESNLYEGGQSIPSNLADLKYGVSVTDKCISWEETERIISDAYEKLK
- a CDS encoding cellulase family glycosylhydrolase produces the protein MGNKFQDSQGKTVVLRGVSLTDAEHISKNFGYKFIIDLLTDPSKNWHTKIVRVPIHPHTWLENEAFSQTKADRHFDQYLKPLVDYATSKGLYVIIDWHYVQDPRSKQSQTLAFWKYMAPKFSSYSNVLYEIFNENSSNASRGMNWSTWKNLAQPWINTIRSAGAPNIILICGPQYCQHMREAADAPFYDPMFPNSPNLAYVAHIYPSFYGRQGSSQRQKYEYEIGYLAQRYPVVVTEWGWDEDMSGTEVYGNQNSYGNELKKFIDDYGLSWTSWVASNNPWYPQLFDRNWNPRNSPRYHGSFTRDWLSEKRNSNSPQAKPSTFSFPLRIVAGSNTEFIASDGSKWVPDQGFLNGLTVERGDVPIANTSNARIYQTERYGLTGYTFAIPNGNYLVKLHFAETYNGISAKGQRVFDVAVEEAKLANIDVYSEANGRNNALVKTVKVTVKDGQLDIKFMPRVQLPMINALEVIPTK